ATCTGGCTCAGTTTCTGGTTCAGCAGGTACGACAGCTCAATAATTTTTAGAATGAAGTTAGCTTCGCATAAGATTAAACACACGATGCCGCATGCAATCTTACTAATGTACTGCTATACATTGCGCGAAGTTAACTTAATTCATAAAACGGACACTTTTAGAGTGCTATAGACTAGAACGAATTTATTCGTTCTAGTTTTATCGTTTTAACAATCTCATGTTAAAACAGCATTTAATTGACATAAAAAGTAGCTGTGAATAAGCACTATGGTTAATGACTTTTTGATAATAGCCCTTTAGCGTACGACATATTTTTCAAATCTTGAACTTGATCTAAGACTTTAGAAAAGCATATAGTCGAAGACAACAAGAATTATGGACAGAGCGAAGAAGGGGACAGAAGTGACAGCATTACCTCAGAAAATTCAAATAATTTTAGACAAAGGGCAAGGCCCCGCTGCACGAGCGCTAGATAAGCTCCCCAAAATCGTACAAGAGTCTCTCGCTAAGCTTCTCGCTTATCCACACCAATATCCAGATTTAGATTCTTTTACCAAATGTCTGATGGCCGTCCAAATTAAACAAGGGCGCATTGGCTTTATTGGGGATGATCCAATTGAGTCTCGCCGTCAGTTTGATGCGCAAATGTTGGCAATTATCAATAAACCGACTTCAATTGACTCGGTTGAGGACATTCGCCTTCCACTACAAAGCGGTACAGTCTTTGCCAGACATTATCATCCTGCGCCCAATAAAAAATTGCCAATGATTGTGTTCTATCATGGTGGTGGTTTTGTGGTGGGTGGTTTGGATACCCATGACGAAGCCTGTCGTCTGATTGCCAAGTATGCAAAAGTACAGGTCTTAAGTATTGATTACCCACTTGCACCAGAAGCATCACCACAACTGTTGATCAAATCATGTGAAGATGCTTTGGCATGGGTGTATCAAAATCGCCGTCAATTGAAAATCTATAAAAACCGAATTGCGGTTGCAGGGGATAGTGCAGGGGGCAATATCAGTACCACGGTTGCGCAACATTCTGTAGGTAAGGCCTACGCACCTCAAGCACAATTATTGATTTATCCCGTGGTTGATTTCAAAAGCCGCCATCCTTCTTTCTATGCCTATGGAGAGGGCTTGGTGTTGACCAGTAAAGATGTGGATTATGTGACTGACTATTATGCAACACAGCATGATGTTGCATTAGATGATCCATTAATCTCACCAACCTATGGCAGTCTTAGAAAGTTAGCACCAGCCTATGTGATTACTGCCGGGCATGACCTACTGCATGATGAGGGTGCAATCTATAGCCATAAGCTAAGACAAAACGGGGTGAAAGTTCAATACGTGGATTACCCAGATCAGACTCACGGCTTTATTAACCTCACGCCAGTCTCAAGTAAGGCCAAACGCAATACCATTGAAGTTGCCAAAAACTTTAGAAAGTTTTGGGATAAACATAGTTAATAATGTCCGAACCGATGTTTCACGTGAAACATCGGTTTTTTGTTTTAAAGATAACAAATAGAAATAGCAAAATAGCATCAGCAAAATTAAGATGAGCGTTCACAACAAATCTATGATCAAGCCGAGAAAAGCAATGATGAAAAAGTTGTTCATGACAACAGGTTTAATTTTGGCAAGCAGCCATTTATTTGCAAATACCATGGTTGATATGAAAACCAGTATGGGCAACATCGAAATCGAACTTTTTGATGATAAAGCACCTGTATCTGCAAAAAACTTTGAAAGCTATGTAAAAAGCAACTTCTATACAGGCACGATCTTTCATCGCGTGATTCCTGGCTTTATGGTGCAGGGCGGTGGTTTAGATGCCAATATGGTTGAGAAGGCAACCAAAGCACCAATCGTAAATGAGGCGAGCAATGGTTTGAAGAACACGCGTGGTACTTTGGCCATGGCACGTACCAGTAACCCGAACTCTGCAAGCAGTCAATTCTTTATTAATGTCGCAGATAATAACTTTTTAAATAAGTCGCCGATGGATGCAGGTTATGCCGTATTTGGTAAAGTGACCAAAGGGATGGATATTGTCGATAAGATCGTAAATGTGCCGACAGCTAACTATGGAATGCATCAAAATGTTCCGAAACAACCCGTTAAAATTATCAGTGTACAGATAAAGAACAGTAAGTAAAAAACAAAGCAGAAATATGTATAAAATATTTCTGCTTTAATTTTATGTGCTTACGAGAATTGTGCTGCTTTGTTA
This genomic stretch from Acinetobacter sp. C32I harbors:
- a CDS encoding alpha/beta hydrolase, with product MTALPQKIQIILDKGQGPAARALDKLPKIVQESLAKLLAYPHQYPDLDSFTKCLMAVQIKQGRIGFIGDDPIESRRQFDAQMLAIINKPTSIDSVEDIRLPLQSGTVFARHYHPAPNKKLPMIVFYHGGGFVVGGLDTHDEACRLIAKYAKVQVLSIDYPLAPEASPQLLIKSCEDALAWVYQNRRQLKIYKNRIAVAGDSAGGNISTTVAQHSVGKAYAPQAQLLIYPVVDFKSRHPSFYAYGEGLVLTSKDVDYVTDYYATQHDVALDDPLISPTYGSLRKLAPAYVITAGHDLLHDEGAIYSHKLRQNGVKVQYVDYPDQTHGFINLTPVSSKAKRNTIEVAKNFRKFWDKHS
- a CDS encoding peptidylprolyl isomerase — protein: MMKKLFMTTGLILASSHLFANTMVDMKTSMGNIEIELFDDKAPVSAKNFESYVKSNFYTGTIFHRVIPGFMVQGGGLDANMVEKATKAPIVNEASNGLKNTRGTLAMARTSNPNSASSQFFINVADNNFLNKSPMDAGYAVFGKVTKGMDIVDKIVNVPTANYGMHQNVPKQPVKIISVQIKNSK